A stretch of the Planctomycetota bacterium genome encodes the following:
- a CDS encoding UDP binding domain-containing protein, translated as MNVAFIGLGKLGFPCAVGLAMRGRTVWGYDTDAALVDGYRRGEVTPFEPGLADQYASCRERMHYAGSLREAIAKSEAILVAVPTPHAPMHDGSRPYDGVPRDFDNEPIRRCVADVARCLADLDDGVFRTVFIVSTVTPGTTIETLLPAMAEHAGDPAAPGANWGLVYNPFFIGQSTVVRNFLDPEFVLAGHAPDHRARARTERATEALYGSLHDKPIRNMGWTEAECVKLCYNTYLGLKVLFANGVMELCHKLDDCDCDVVNGALKLATDRLISTKYMDGGMADGGPCHGRDQMAMSFAARRAGIGFDVFDIINRGRDEQTAWLADLIEEHRRGRDVVLLGMAFKPGTNQTQGSPAILLARTLEARGVTPVLHDPVLAADAVLPATPALYFISTNWPTYAGHTFQRGDTVIDPWRMLSANDLPEGVEYVPIGIGPRSSAHAAAAIEPKTQSAMARG; from the coding sequence GTGAACGTCGCATTCATCGGGCTCGGCAAGCTGGGCTTCCCGTGTGCCGTCGGGCTGGCGATGCGCGGCCGGACGGTGTGGGGCTACGACACCGATGCCGCCCTCGTCGATGGTTACCGCCGCGGCGAGGTGACGCCCTTCGAGCCGGGCCTCGCGGACCAGTACGCCTCCTGCCGCGAGCGCATGCACTACGCCGGCAGCCTCCGCGAGGCGATCGCAAAGAGCGAGGCGATCCTCGTCGCCGTGCCCACGCCGCACGCGCCGATGCACGATGGCTCGCGGCCCTACGACGGCGTGCCGCGGGACTTCGACAACGAGCCCATCCGCCGGTGCGTCGCGGATGTTGCCCGCTGCCTGGCCGACCTAGACGACGGCGTCTTCCGCACGGTGTTCATCGTGTCGACGGTCACGCCCGGCACGACCATCGAGACGCTGCTGCCCGCCATGGCCGAGCACGCGGGCGATCCCGCCGCGCCGGGCGCGAACTGGGGATTGGTCTACAACCCGTTCTTCATCGGCCAGTCCACGGTGGTGCGGAACTTCCTCGATCCCGAGTTCGTGCTCGCGGGGCATGCGCCGGATCATCGGGCCCGCGCGCGCACCGAGCGAGCAACCGAGGCGCTGTACGGATCGCTGCACGACAAGCCCATCCGCAACATGGGCTGGACCGAGGCCGAGTGCGTCAAGCTCTGCTACAACACCTATCTTGGCCTGAAGGTGCTCTTCGCCAACGGCGTGATGGAGCTGTGCCACAAGCTCGACGACTGCGACTGCGACGTCGTCAATGGCGCACTCAAGCTCGCGACCGATCGCCTGATCAGCACGAAGTACATGGACGGCGGCATGGCCGACGGCGGCCCGTGCCACGGTCGCGACCAGATGGCGATGTCCTTCGCCGCCCGCCGCGCCGGCATCGGATTCGACGTCTTCGACATCATCAATCGGGGCCGCGACGAGCAGACGGCATGGCTCGCGGACCTGATCGAGGAGCACCGCCGGGGGCGCGACGTGGTGCTGCTGGGCATGGCCTTCAAGCCCGGCACCAACCAGACGCAGGGCAGCCCGGCCATCCTGCTGGCACGGACGCTCGAGGCCCGCGGCGTGACGCCCGTGCTGCACGATCCGGTGCTCGCGGCCGATGCGGTGCTGCCCGCGACGCCCGCGCTGTACTTCATCTCGACCAACTGGCCCACCTACGCGGGCCACACCTTCCAGCGGGGCGACACCGTCATCGATCCGTGGCGGATGCTGTCGGCGAACGACCTGCCCGAGGGCGTGGAGTACGTGCCCATCGGCATCGGCCCGCGATCGAGTGCGCACGCGGCCGCCGCCATCGAGCCGAAGACCCAGTCGGCGATGGCCAGGGGGTAG
- a CDS encoding radical SAM protein — protein sequence MSDVTLSVNGSPLFSSSAVVTVDPIEAAIAERYLRPSEQEHRFTSTGVKFWKHRAAMEGYRDGTGHSVISTHIAPEGRCNLSCDYCSVTHRTFHSTIPLETIQDYVTKLKSRGLKAVILTGGGEPTVYKHFNELGEWLLDEGLDLALITNGTQFKRVSDRILDGLSWLRISMNRFEHWERRITVPMDRVGAGTVVGMSLCHSGDNSDDEFLEKVGRIADENGVSYVRVLPDCMLPQAELVREHRRLQSLFDAMPAGGKFFHQVKIHSAPTQCTCHQSFFRPYLSEEVDPESGEPGLVFPCDSVVLNDQAMKFKSIFAVCRPHEILDYLDGRIEQKFDATVHCTGCVFARTVNMLDDYVRKGEEHFDEFEHAEMRHENFV from the coding sequence ATGAGCGACGTCACCCTTTCCGTGAACGGCTCGCCGCTGTTCTCGAGCAGCGCGGTGGTCACGGTCGACCCGATCGAGGCCGCGATCGCCGAGCGGTACCTGCGGCCCAGCGAGCAGGAGCACAGGTTCACGTCGACGGGCGTCAAGTTCTGGAAGCACCGGGCCGCGATGGAGGGCTACCGCGACGGCACGGGCCACAGCGTGATCTCGACGCACATCGCGCCGGAGGGTCGATGCAATCTCTCGTGCGACTACTGCTCGGTGACGCACCGCACGTTCCACAGCACCATCCCGCTCGAGACGATCCAGGACTACGTCACCAAGCTCAAGAGCCGGGGCCTCAAGGCGGTCATCCTCACGGGCGGCGGCGAGCCCACGGTGTATAAGCATTTCAACGAGCTGGGCGAGTGGCTGCTCGACGAGGGGCTCGACCTGGCGCTCATCACCAACGGCACGCAATTCAAGCGGGTCTCCGATCGCATCCTCGACGGCCTGAGCTGGCTGCGGATCTCCATGAACCGCTTCGAGCACTGGGAGCGGCGGATCACCGTGCCCATGGATCGCGTGGGCGCGGGCACGGTCGTGGGCATGTCGCTCTGCCACTCGGGCGACAACAGCGACGACGAGTTCCTCGAGAAGGTCGGCCGCATCGCCGACGAGAACGGCGTTTCGTACGTGCGTGTGCTGCCGGACTGCATGCTGCCGCAGGCCGAGCTGGTGCGGGAGCATCGCCGGCTCCAGTCGCTGTTCGATGCCATGCCCGCGGGCGGCAAGTTCTTCCACCAGGTCAAGATCCACTCGGCCCCAACGCAGTGCACCTGCCACCAGTCGTTCTTCCGGCCCTACCTGTCCGAGGAGGTTGACCCCGAGAGCGGCGAGCCGGGATTGGTTTTCCCGTGCGATTCGGTCGTCCTCAACGACCAGGCCATGAAGTTCAAGTCGATCTTCGCGGTCTGCCGGCCGCACGAGATCCTGGACTACCTCGACGGCAGGATCGAGCAGAAGTTCGACGCCACGGTGCACTGCACGGGCTGCGTCTTCGCCCGCACCGTCAACATGCTGGACGACTACGTCCGCAAGGGCGAGGAGCACTTCGACGAGTTCGAGCACGCGGAGATGCGGCATGAGAACTTTGTCTGA
- a CDS encoding methyltransferase domain-containing protein codes for MRTLSELATRPASQIEARPVVAYDETYYERGVEAGVSGYSNYRWLPELTIPMAMTIIDTLGIRRGQSVLDFGCAKGFVVKAMCMLGRDAEGVDISPYAIEHADAAVVDRVHLIDELRRWPGRPRFDFGLAKDVLEHVPHGAIDGVVESLSARCGTLLVVVPIGDGQRYTIEAYERDATHVIRQPAAWWADALSRHFASVSWRWHVPGIKDNWQRVHPRGNAVLVARGGRSVDPAGHAEAPSAC; via the coding sequence ATGAGAACTTTGTCTGAACTCGCGACGCGGCCGGCGTCGCAGATCGAGGCCCGGCCCGTCGTCGCCTACGACGAGACCTACTACGAGCGAGGCGTCGAGGCGGGCGTCTCGGGCTACAGCAACTACCGCTGGCTGCCCGAATTGACCATCCCCATGGCGATGACCATCATCGACACGCTGGGCATCCGCCGCGGCCAGAGCGTGCTCGACTTCGGTTGCGCCAAGGGCTTCGTCGTCAAGGCGATGTGCATGCTCGGGCGGGACGCCGAGGGCGTGGACATCTCGCCCTACGCCATCGAGCACGCCGACGCGGCCGTCGTGGACCGCGTGCACCTGATCGACGAGCTGCGGCGCTGGCCGGGCCGTCCGCGGTTCGACTTCGGGTTGGCCAAGGACGTGCTCGAGCACGTACCGCACGGGGCCATCGACGGCGTCGTCGAGTCCCTGTCGGCCCGCTGCGGCACGCTCCTGGTGGTCGTGCCCATCGGCGACGGCCAGCGGTACACCATCGAGGCCTACGAGCGCGACGCCACGCACGTCATCCGCCAGCCCGCCGCGTGGTGGGCCGACGCGCTGTCGCGGCACTTCGCCTCGGTGTCCTGGAGGTGGCACGTGCCGGGCATCAAGGACAACTGGCAGCGTGTGCATCCCCGTGGCAACGCCGTGCTCGTCGCTCGCGGTGGCCGATCAGTAGACCCAGCCGGACACGCCGAGGCCCCGTCGGCATGCTGA
- a CDS encoding methyltransferase domain-containing protein, whose protein sequence is MLIWACCEHRAARHADYRGHALLVDWDAKRVVRRVDAPELFDADADPDSATRYNRGVRGVLELAGEPCMLTQGGLLSLDAQALAPGRGRRLPQRSGGHYAIHGPDGLLWYNACVPDAILAVDPATLEVRRRIDLADCDEIVDRLGLNPHRYEPDAELHAIMQTALQAEVDAGRADQLHVNTLQWRGDTLYAFACRKQALLEVWPRQRVVFRDERLQMPHDGCFLPDGRLIVSDSSRSAVRVYAEGATDRGGMLASIAIPRPPHAAPPRHAKPGFVRGMLHLGGGRVLVGTSPFALYEIDVDAASVVGGMVFGDDPSQTCHGISVAGSIVRAALCPTHEPPVRLNLGGGFRWRQPGWICLDATLGYDLAERLLADYGDASVEAIFCSHTLEHLPVDRAAALVRDCRRVLKPGGVLRLVLPDCERLVRAHNDGDDALLADPTFARHFPSVERAVVALGGNPCDPPSQVEAKPHDRHWFFWDRYSLQWLLMWAGFERVQPACFGRSRHAGMAKAATMDKASGFPVSGFDNPLTEAISVYIEGVAASAAGPV, encoded by the coding sequence ATGCTGATCTGGGCGTGCTGCGAGCACCGGGCCGCCCGGCACGCGGACTATCGCGGCCACGCGCTGCTCGTCGATTGGGACGCCAAGCGCGTCGTCCGCCGCGTCGATGCCCCCGAGCTGTTCGATGCCGACGCCGATCCGGATAGCGCCACGCGGTACAACCGCGGCGTCCGCGGCGTGCTGGAACTCGCGGGCGAGCCGTGCATGCTCACCCAGGGCGGGCTGCTCTCGCTCGATGCGCAGGCGCTCGCGCCCGGCCGCGGCCGCCGGCTGCCGCAGCGATCCGGCGGGCACTATGCGATCCATGGTCCGGACGGCCTGCTGTGGTACAACGCCTGCGTGCCCGATGCCATCCTCGCGGTCGATCCCGCGACGCTCGAGGTCCGCCGCCGGATCGACCTGGCCGACTGCGACGAGATCGTCGACCGGCTCGGCCTGAACCCCCACCGTTACGAGCCCGATGCCGAGCTGCACGCGATCATGCAGACCGCGTTGCAGGCCGAGGTCGATGCGGGCCGGGCCGACCAGCTGCACGTCAATACGCTGCAGTGGCGGGGCGACACGCTGTACGCCTTCGCGTGCCGCAAGCAAGCGCTGCTGGAGGTGTGGCCCCGCCAGCGGGTCGTGTTCCGCGACGAGCGGCTGCAGATGCCCCACGACGGCTGCTTCCTGCCCGACGGGCGGCTGATCGTCAGCGATTCGAGCCGGTCGGCCGTCCGCGTGTACGCCGAGGGCGCGACCGACCGCGGCGGCATGCTCGCCTCGATCGCGATCCCCCGTCCGCCCCACGCCGCCCCGCCGAGGCACGCCAAGCCCGGCTTCGTCCGCGGCATGCTGCACCTCGGCGGCGGCCGGGTCCTCGTCGGCACGAGCCCGTTTGCGCTCTACGAGATCGATGTTGATGCGGCATCGGTCGTCGGCGGCATGGTGTTCGGTGACGACCCGAGCCAGACCTGCCATGGCATCTCCGTTGCGGGGTCGATCGTGCGGGCGGCCCTGTGTCCGACGCACGAGCCACCGGTCCGGCTGAACCTCGGCGGCGGCTTCCGATGGCGGCAGCCTGGATGGATCTGCCTCGACGCCACGCTGGGTTACGACCTGGCCGAGCGGTTGCTCGCCGACTACGGCGACGCGTCGGTCGAGGCCATCTTTTGCTCGCACACCCTCGAGCACCTACCCGTCGATCGCGCCGCCGCCCTCGTGCGGGACTGCCGCCGCGTGCTGAAGCCCGGCGGCGTGCTGCGGCTGGTGCTGCCCGACTGCGAGCGGCTCGTGCGGGCCCACAACGACGGCGATGACGCCCTGCTCGCGGACCCGACGTTCGCCCGGCACTTTCCGAGCGTCGAGCGGGCGGTCGTTGCCCTGGGCGGCAACCCGTGCGATCCGCCGTCGCAGGTCGAGGCCAAGCCCCACGACCGCCACTGGTTCTTCTGGGACCGCTACTCGCTCCAGTGGCTGCTGATGTGGGCGGGCTTCGAGCGCGTCCAGCCGGCGTGCTTCGGCCGCTCGCGGCACGCGGGCATGGCCAAAGCCGCAACCATGGACAAGGCGTCGGGCTTCCCGGTCTCGGGCTTTGACAACCCCCTGACCGAGGCGATCTCGGTGTACATCGAGGGCGTCGCCGCCTCGGCGGCGGGCCCCGTCTGA